Proteins co-encoded in one Candidatus Kuenenbacteria bacterium HGW-Kuenenbacteria-1 genomic window:
- a CDS encoding rod shape-determining protein: MFIKKIGIDLGTANTLVYVPGKGIVINEPSVVAISVFDKKVLAVGDEAKEMLGRTPDSIIACKPLKDGVIADYRTTEAMLRYFINKALGGIHFFRPEVMVAVPAGITSTERRAVIDATLIGGAKAAYVIKEPIAAAIGANIPIGNASGHMIVDMGGGTSEIAVISLGGIVTNASVRLGGNKFDSAIAEYTRKKYNLAIGERTTENIKIQIGSALFLEEKLKMKIRGRDTISGLPKTITITSDDATVAIQDELTEIINAVKSVLFDTPPELSADVIDKGIVLSGGSSLLRNMDKLLSRAIDVPVYVADDALLCVVRGTGIALENLESYKRAILATK; encoded by the coding sequence ATGTTTATAAAAAAAATTGGCATTGATTTAGGAACAGCAAATACTTTGGTTTATGTTCCAGGAAAAGGAATTGTTATTAATGAGCCTTCTGTAGTTGCTATTTCTGTTTTTGATAAAAAGGTTTTAGCTGTAGGAGATGAAGCAAAGGAAATGTTGGGTCGAACACCTGATAGTATTATTGCTTGTAAGCCTCTCAAAGACGGGGTAATTGCTGATTATAGAACCACTGAAGCAATGTTGCGATATTTTATTAATAAAGCTTTGGGAGGAATTCATTTTTTTAGACCAGAAGTAATGGTTGCTGTACCAGCTGGAATTACTTCTACTGAACGTCGGGCAGTAATTGACGCTACATTAATTGGTGGGGCAAAAGCAGCGTATGTTATTAAAGAACCAATTGCGGCCGCCATTGGCGCAAATATTCCTATTGGCAATGCTTCGGGACATATGATTGTTGATATGGGCGGAGGAACAAGCGAAATTGCGGTTATTTCTTTAGGTGGCATTGTTACCAATGCTTCAGTACGATTAGGTGGAAATAAATTTGATAGCGCAATTGCTGAATATACTCGAAAAAAATATAATTTAGCAATTGGTGAACGCACAACCGAAAATATTAAAATTCAAATTGGTTCAGCTTTATTTTTAGAAGAAAAATTGAAAATGAAAATTCGTGGCAGAGATACAATTTCTGGTTTACCTAAAACCATAACAATTACTTCAGATGATGCAACAGTAGCTATTCAAGATGAATTAACAGAAATTATTAATGCTGTGAAATCTGTTCTTTTTGACACACCTCCTGAATTATCCGCAGATGTTATTGATAAAGGTATTGTTTTGTCTGGCGGAAGTTCTCTTTTAAGAAATATGGATAAACTTCTTTCTCGCGCTATTGATGTGCCAGTTTATGTTGCCGATGATGCTCTACTTTGTGTCGTGCGTGGCACAGGCATCGCTTTAGAAAACTTAGAATCATACAAAAGAGCCATTTTAGCGACGAAGTAA
- a CDS encoding nucleoside-diphosphate kinase (catalyzes the formation of nucleoside triphosphate from ATP and nucleoside diphosphate) encodes MTIEHPKKERTLVIIKPDGVQRSLMGEIINRYERVGLKLVAIKMLIPNVEHIEKHYTLDPNWRRITGEKTIKGYIAKGLTPPSEDPFEITAVILKNLKTYMSSGPVIAMVWQGAHVVQIIRKLTGGTEPLTCDVGTIRGDFVLDSYQMTDADGRAIRNLIHASGTVGEAETEINHWFKKEEIMDYRLVQEQILYDVNLDGIKE; translated from the coding sequence ATGACAATAGAACATCCGAAAAAAGAAAGAACGCTGGTTATTATTAAGCCAGATGGCGTTCAACGATCATTAATGGGCGAAATTATTAATCGTTATGAAAGAGTTGGGCTTAAATTAGTAGCTATAAAAATGCTTATTCCAAACGTTGAACATATAGAAAAACATTATACCTTGGATCCAAATTGGCGAAGAATTACGGGAGAAAAAACAATAAAAGGATATATAGCTAAAGGGTTAACGCCACCATCCGAAGATCCATTTGAAATTACGGCCGTGATTTTAAAAAATTTAAAAACATATATGTCTAGCGGACCAGTAATTGCAATGGTTTGGCAAGGAGCTCATGTAGTTCAAATTATAAGAAAATTAACTGGCGGAACTGAACCTTTGACATGTGATGTAGGAACAATTCGTGGAGATTTTGTTTTGGATTCATATCAAATGACTGATGCTGATGGGCGAGCAATTAGAAATTTAATTCATGCGTCTGGAACAGTGGGAGAAGCCGAAACTGAAATTAATCATTGGTTTAAAAAAGAAGAAATTATGGATTATCGTTTAGTACAAGAACAAATTTTATATGATGTTAATTTAGATGGGATTAAAGAATAA
- a CDS encoding NAD-dependent dehydratase, with protein sequence MFSQTKEIFKKNILVTGGAGFIGSHLCEELLRLENVNIICLDNFLTGLELNIDHLLQFPNFEFIKHDIIEPINLELFLNLKKFKIKLGGIQEIYHLACPASPKEYHNHSIETLLVNSLGVKNILDLAIKYKAKLLHCSDAAIYGSSPSDFTHHFKEEEKGHVNPVGLQSCYNEGKRFSEAMVANYRRKFCFMPNEEKIKISPEIFEQITQKENLQEIIPWAKIVRIFNTYGPRMKLDDGRIIPDLIKQAISNEPMMIIQRKEEVTSFCYIEDIITGLIKIMDSKIEGPINLGDPNIWTIEEIAELIIKISGSSSKIIYKERPDYMSRIGIPNIDKAKKLLEWFPVISLTDGLIKTIEIMRASRILKPF encoded by the coding sequence ATGTTTTCTCAAACAAAAGAAATTTTTAAAAAAAATATTTTAGTAACAGGAGGAGCTGGATTTATTGGTTCTCATCTTTGTGAGGAATTATTAAGATTAGAAAATGTTAATATTATTTGTCTAGATAATTTTTTAACCGGTCTTGAATTAAACATTGATCATCTTTTACAATTTCCTAATTTTGAATTTATTAAACATGATATTATAGAACCTATAAATTTAGAACTTTTTTTGAATTTAAAAAAATTTAAAATAAAATTAGGAGGGATACAAGAAATTTATCATTTAGCTTGTCCTGCATCGCCAAAAGAATATCACAATCATTCAATTGAAACTTTATTGGTTAATTCTTTGGGAGTAAAAAACATTTTAGATTTAGCTATTAAATATAAAGCTAAATTATTGCATTGTTCTGATGCGGCTATTTATGGTTCATCGCCATCTGATTTTACTCATCATTTTAAAGAAGAAGAAAAAGGTCACGTTAATCCTGTAGGATTGCAAAGTTGTTATAATGAAGGAAAAAGATTTTCTGAGGCAATGGTTGCTAATTATCGACGTAAATTTTGTTTTATGCCAAATGAGGAAAAAATTAAAATAAGTCCAGAAATTTTTGAACAAATAACTCAAAAAGAAAATTTACAAGAAATTATACCATGGGCTAAAATTGTTCGTATTTTTAATACTTATGGACCTCGAATGAAATTAGATGATGGAAGAATTATTCCAGATTTAATCAAACAAGCGATTTCAAATGAGCCAATGATGATTATTCAAAGAAAAGAAGAAGTAACTTCTTTTTGTTATATAGAAGATATAATAACTGGATTAATCAAAATAATGGATTCAAAAATAGAAGGGCCAATTAATTTAGGTGATCCTAATATTTGGACAATTGAAGAAATTGCTGAATTAATCATTAAAATAAGTGGTAGTTCTTCTAAAATAATTTATAAAGAACGCCCTGATTATATGAGTCGAATAGGTATACCAAATATTGATAAAGCAAAAAAATTATTAGAGTGGTTTCCAGTAATCTCTTTGACTGATGGGTTAATTAAAACTATTGAAATAATGCGCGCTAGTCGAATATTAAAACCATTTTAA
- a CDS encoding pyruvate synthase, with product MFEIRIHGRGGQGAKSSAQFIAEAALKEGKFIQAFSEYGPERSGAPVVAYVRISDQEIKTHEPVICPSVILVLDETLIKAVDVAKGLKKDGILIINSSKNADVQFRHLFQNIKILDASSIALEFIGKDKPNTAMLGALVKITQVVKLENLIKVIKKHFLIKVGEQGAKANITAVKKGYLRNYKL from the coding sequence ATGTTTGAAATACGTATTCATGGTCGAGGTGGACAGGGAGCAAAATCATCTGCTCAATTTATTGCCGAAGCGGCCTTAAAAGAAGGAAAATTTATTCAAGCTTTTTCTGAATATGGACCTGAACGATCAGGCGCTCCTGTTGTTGCTTATGTCCGAATTTCTGATCAAGAAATTAAAACTCATGAACCTGTGATTTGTCCAAGTGTTATTTTGGTTTTAGATGAAACTTTAATAAAAGCCGTTGATGTAGCTAAGGGATTAAAGAAAGATGGAATTTTAATAATTAATTCATCAAAAAATGCTGATGTTCAATTTCGTCATCTTTTTCAAAATATAAAAATTTTAGATGCTTCAAGTATTGCTTTAGAATTTATTGGAAAAGACAAACCCAATACTGCAATGTTGGGCGCATTGGTCAAAATAACGCAAGTAGTAAAATTAGAAAATTTAATTAAGGTAATTAAAAAACATTTTTTAATTAAAGTGGGGGAGCAAGGTGCTAAAGCAAATATAACAGCAGTAAAGAAAGGATACTTAAGAAATTATAAATTATGA
- a CDS encoding pyruvate synthase gives MTKKTKQNLIGGVIDKPGSSKECKTGEWKTFCPIWNKEKCIHCLQCVQFCPENCIPVKNNKRLKTNLDYCKGCGICAQVCPIKIIKMK, from the coding sequence ATGACAAAAAAAACAAAACAAAATTTAATTGGAGGAGTAATTGACAAACCAGGTTCTTCAAAAGAATGCAAAACAGGAGAATGGAAAACATTTTGTCCGATTTGGAATAAGGAAAAATGTATTCATTGTTTGCAATGCGTTCAATTTTGTCCAGAAAATTGTATTCCTGTTAAAAATAATAAACGATTAAAAACAAATTTAGACTATTGTAAGGGTTGTGGTATTTGCGCTCAAGTCTGTCCAATTAAAATTATTAAAATGAAATAA
- the porA gene encoding pyruvate ferredoxin oxidoreductase, translating into MKNEKIKLNIKALTGAEAVAEAMRQINPSVVSIYPITPQTPIIEKFSKFVANGLVDSEIITVESEHSAMSAVVGAQASGVRAMTATSSQGLALMWEILGIASGLRLPIVMPVVNRALSAPLNIHCDHSDSMGCRDFGWIQIYSENNQEAYENILLAMKVAEQVKLPAMVMQDGFITSHCVEAVKILPDKIVQKFLEKYQPAYSLLDIKNPITVGSFISQPCFFEIKCQQIKAMEQVKKVYLQTGKEFSRITKRKYEYFEKYKLDDAEYGIVVMSSTAGTVKAVVDKMRSIGFKVGLLKPILFRPFPYQEIAQALAHLKAVAILDRSVSVGAFPPLYSEIVNCQLLNVKCQSYIFGLGGQDIFEKDIEKVFMDLLNKKINKKEIKYIK; encoded by the coding sequence ATGAAAAATGAAAAAATAAAATTAAATATTAAAGCATTGACTGGAGCTGAGGCTGTGGCTGAAGCAATGAGACAAATAAATCCCAGCGTTGTTTCTATTTATCCAATTACTCCTCAAACACCTATTATAGAAAAATTTAGTAAATTTGTGGCTAATGGATTGGTTGATTCAGAAATAATTACTGTTGAATCTGAGCATTCAGCAATGAGTGCAGTTGTAGGAGCTCAAGCCAGTGGAGTACGAGCAATGACTGCCACTTCTTCGCAGGGGTTAGCTTTAATGTGGGAAATTCTTGGAATAGCTAGTGGTTTACGTTTACCAATTGTGATGCCAGTAGTTAATCGAGCTTTGTCAGCGCCATTAAATATTCATTGCGATCATTCTGATTCAATGGGTTGTCGAGATTTTGGTTGGATACAAATTTATTCAGAAAATAATCAAGAGGCTTATGAAAATATTTTATTAGCAATGAAAGTGGCTGAGCAAGTAAAATTGCCAGCTATGGTCATGCAGGATGGATTTATTACTTCACATTGCGTGGAAGCAGTAAAAATTTTACCAGATAAAATTGTTCAAAAATTTTTAGAAAAATATCAGCCAGCGTATTCATTATTAGATATAAAGAATCCTATTACTGTTGGTTCATTTATTTCACAGCCATGTTTTTTTGAAATAAAATGTCAGCAAATCAAAGCTATGGAACAAGTGAAAAAAGTTTATTTACAAACTGGAAAAGAATTTTCAAGAATTACTAAACGAAAATATGAATATTTTGAAAAATATAAATTAGATGATGCTGAGTATGGAATTGTTGTGATGAGTTCTACAGCTGGTACAGTTAAGGCAGTGGTTGATAAAATGCGAAGTATAGGGTTTAAAGTGGGATTATTAAAACCAATTTTATTTAGGCCATTTCCTTATCAAGAGATAGCGCAAGCCTTAGCGCATCTTAAAGCAGTTGCCATTTTAGATCGTTCAGTTTCTGTAGGAGCTTTCCCTCCGCTTTACAGCGAAATTGTCAATTGTCAATTGTTAAATGTTAAATGTCAAAGTTATATTTTTGGTTTGGGCGGGCAAGATATTTTTGAAAAAGATATTGAAAAAGTTTTTATGGATTTGTTAAATAAAAAAATTAATAAGAAAGAAATTAAATATATTAAGTAA